The Lycium barbarum isolate Lr01 chromosome 12, ASM1917538v2, whole genome shotgun sequence genome includes a region encoding these proteins:
- the LOC132623779 gene encoding uncharacterized protein LOC132623779 codes for MSSKINLFVCFFIFHVLAAASVSESNIGIYELKKGDFSVKLTNYGARIISVFLPDKNGKVDDVVLGYDTIEEYLNDTSYFGAALGRVANRIDGAQFTLNGTHYQLVRNTRKHMLHGGPKGFSNVVWKVSEYVKDGPCPYITLTYFSPDGDQGFPGDVLASVTYALKDPYKLSVVFKAKTLNKATPINLSHHPYWNIGGQNSGHILSNVVQIFASYITPLDKYGLIPTGEISPIKNTPYDFLKPREVGSRINELQNGYDINYVLDSTEKMKPVAIVYDKKSGRVMDVKASAPGVQFFTSNWNKNKKGKGGFMYQPHAALTFETLVFPDAVNHPNFPSTIVNPGERYIHEVLYTFSIKKY; via the exons ATGTCTTCAAAGATTAATTTGTTCGTTTGTTTCTTCATTTTTCATGTGTTGGCTGCTGCTAGTGTTTCCGAGAGCAATATAGGGATTTATGAGTTAAAGAAGGGAGATTTCTCTGTCAAGCTCACAAATTATGGTGCCAGAATCATCTCTGTTTTTCTTCCCGATAAGAATG gtaaagtagatgatgttgTTCTTGGATATGACACCATCGAGGAATACCTG AATGATACAAGTTATTTTGGAGCCGCCCTTGGAAGGGTTGCTAACCGGATTGATGGTGCTCAATTTACTCTTAATGGAACCCATTATCAGCTTGTCCGCAATACTAGAAAACACATGTTGCATG GTGGTCCTAAAGGATTTAGCAACGTTGTCTGGAAGGTGAGCGAGTACGTGAAAGATGGTCCCTGTCCTTACATAACTCTAACCTACTTCAGTCCCGACGGTGATCAAG GATTTCCTGGTGATGTTCTTGCCTCTGTTACCTATGCATTAAAAGATCCTTACAAACTTAGTGTGGTATTTAAGGCAAAAACACTGAACAAGGCCACTCCAATTAACCTGTCTCACCACCCTTACTGGAACATTGGTGGACAGAacagtggccatatcttgtccaaCGTTGTTCAAATCTTTGCGTCATACATCACTCCACTAGACAAGTACGGCCTCATTCCTACAGGCGAAATTTCTCCCATCAAGAACACGCCCTATGATTTCCTTAAACCCCGTGAAGTGGGGAGCAGGATCAATGAACTCCAAAATGGATATGACATCAACTATGTACTTGATAGCACTGAAAAAATGAAACCTGTGGCGATAGTTTATGATAAGAAGTCTGGAAGAGTGATGGATGTAAAAGCATCTGCACCTGGTGTTCAGTTCTTTACTTCAAAttggaataaaaataaaaaagggaaaGGTGGATTTATGTATCAACCTCATGCAGCATTGACTTTTGAAACTCTAGTGTTCCCTGACGCTGTGAATCACCCAAATTTCCCGTCGACAATTGTGAATCCAGGAGAGAGATACATCCATGAAGTGTTGTATACGTTCTCCATAAAAAAATACTAG
- the LOC132623184 gene encoding uncharacterized protein LOC132623184 → MSSKINLFICFFIFHVLAAASVSESNIGIYELKKGDFSVKLTNYGARIISVFLPDKNGKVDDVVLGYDTIQEYLNDTSYFGATLGRVANRIGGAQFTLNGTHYQLVRNTRKHMLHGGPKGFSNVVWKVSEYVKDGPCPYITLTYFSPDGDQGFPGDVLASVTYALKDPYKLSVVFKAKALNKATPINLSHHPYWNIGGHNSGDILSNAIQIFGSHITLVDKELIPTGEISPVKNTPYDFLKPRKVGSRIDKLQNGYDINYVLDDTEKMKRVGIVYDKKSGRVMDVKTSAPGVQFYTSNWGNRTVKGKGGFVYQSHAALALETLVFPDAVNHPNFPSIIVNPRERYVHKVLYTFSIKKY, encoded by the exons ATGTCTTCAAAGATTAATTTGTTCATCTGTTTCTTCATTTTTCATGTGTTGGCTGCTGCTAGTGTTTCCGAGAGCAATATAGGGATTTATGAGTTAAAGAAGGGAGATTTCTCTGTCAAGCTCACAAATTATGGTGCCAGAATCATCTCTGTTTTTCTTCCCGATAAGAATG gtaaagtagatgatgttgTTCTTGGATATGACACCATTCAGGAATACCTG AATGATACAAGTTATTTTGGAGCTACCCTTGGAAGGGTTGCTAACCGGATTGGTGGTGCTCAATTTACTCTTAATGGAACCCATTATCAGCTTGTCCGCAATACTAGAAAACACATGTTGCATG GCGGTCCTAAAGGATTTAGCAACGTTGTCTGGAAGGTGAGCGAGTACGTGAAGGATGGTCCATGTCCTTACATAACTCTAACCTACTTCAGTCCCGACGGTGATCAAG GATTTCCTGGTGATGTTCTTGCCTCTGTTACCTATGCATTAAAAGATCCTTACAAACTTAGTGTGGTATTTAAGGCAAAAGCACTGAACAAGGCCACTCCAATTAACCTGTCTCACCACCCTTATTGGAATATTGGTGGACACAATAGTGGCGATATCTTGTCCAACGCTATTCAAATCTTTGGATCACACATCACCCTAGTTGATAAAGAGCTCATTCCCACGGGGGAAATTTCCCCTGTCAAAAACACGCCTTACGACTTCCTTAAACCACGTAAGGTGGGGAGCAGGATCGATAAACTCCAAAATGGATATGACATCAACTATGTACTCGATGACACTGAAAAAATGAAACGTGTGGGGATAGTTTATGATAAGAAGTCTGGAAGAGTGATGGATGTAAAAACATCTGCACCTGGTGTTCAATTCTACACTTCAAATTGGGGTAATAGAACTGTAAAAGGGAAAGGTGGATTTGTGTATCAGAGTCATGCAGCATTGGCTTTGGAAACTCTAGTGTTCCCTGACGCTGTGAATCATCCAAATTTCCCGTCGATAATTGTGAATCCAAGAGAGAGATACGTCCACAAAGTATTGTATACATTCTCCATAAAGAAATACTAG
- the LOC132621420 gene encoding uncharacterized protein LOC132621420 produces the protein MSEDPAWKYGKKLSETNRTAVMCLFCDKITKGGIFRHKQHLIGTFSDVARCLRCPENVREEIKTYVEGKKELKRQMLHQPTVTNLDDDDDETEKGEAVDLSVRSKSQKRTTYGPTSSVKGPLDCYYQPKPTDNAGTSSKKKLKDTALRLLRERAVAAFSRWMYDAGLPFNCVNHIDTFGAFLDAVGHYGVGMKPPTYHKVSTSYLAKEVEATQKIVEDHQVEWKHFGCSIMMDKWTARTGKMIINVLVNSPKGSLFLESIDASDSSTDSIKMFSLFQSTVEKIGLENVVQVVTDNAAENVKAGAMLKGMFPNIYWTPCAAHCINLMFGDIFKERPFRGVFTKAVRAHSYIVQRPLLLNMMRRFTKQKNLVKPGKTRFATAFLTLHRMHIQKANLRSLFISDEWNNSKFAKEVMGKEVARIMMSYTFWNNVVHALKIGGPLIKVLRLVDGEQKPPMGYLFEAMDRVKESIRKSFSDPHKYAKVFDIIDKRWADQLHQPLHAAGNLLNPSSFYDNNEMRLLNAKVTKGFYESVAKLVPNIDEQDQIGDQLSAYTNSEGTFGFPMAIRQRKKKSPVEWWRLYGGDTPELQKFAIKVLGLTCSSSGCERNWSVFEHVRTKKKDLVY, from the exons ATGTCCGAAGACCCGGCTTGGAAGTATGGGAAAAAACTTAGTGAGACCAATCGAACTGCAGTTATGTGTTTGTTTTGTGATAAGATAACTAAAGGAGGAATCTTTCGCCACAAACAACATCTTATTGGTACCTTTAGCGATGTTGCACGCTGTCTAAGATGTCCGGAGAATGTGAGGGAAGAAATAAAAACATATGTCGAAGGAAAAAAGGAACTAAAACGTCAAATGTTACATCAACCAACTGTAACTAATCTTGACGACGACGATGATGAAACAGAAAAAGGTGAAGCTGTTGATTTGTCCGTTCGTTCAAAATCACAAAAACGGACAACTTATGGACCAACCTCCAGTGTGAAAGGTCCTTTAGATTGCTATTATCAACCGAAGCCAACTGATAATGCAGGGACAAgcagtaaaaaaaaattgaaagacaCCGCTTTACGGCTTTTGAGGGAGCGTGCAGTTGCGGCTTTTTCACGATGGATGTATGATGCAGGGCTCCCCTTCAATTGTGTCAACCATATTGACACTTTTGGAGCCTTCCTTGATGCCGTAGGCCATTATGGTGTTGGAATGAAGCCGCCTACGTATCATAAAGTTAGTACCTCCTATCTAGCTAAAGAAGTGGAAGCGACACAAAAAATAGTGGAGGATCATCAGGTAGAATGGAAGCATTTCGGATGTTCCATTATGATGGATAAGTGGACGGCAAGAACGGGAAAAATGATCATTAATGTGTTGGTGAATTCTCCAAAAGGAAGCTTATTTCTTGAATCTATTGATGCGAGTGACTCGTCTACTGATTCCATCAAGATGTTCTCCTTGTTTCAGAGCACCGTTGAGAAGATTGGACTAGAGAATGTTGTTCAAGTTGTTACCGATAATGCAGCTGAAAATGTTAAAGCAGGTGCTATGTTGAAGGGAATGTTCCCGAACATCTATTGGACTCCATGTGCAGCTCATTGTATAAATTTGATGTTCGGGGATATTTTCAAGGAAAGACCCTTTAGAGGAGTTTTCACTAAGGCTGTTAGAGCGCATTCCTACATTGTTCAAAGGCCTTTGTTGTTGAACATGATGAGGAGATTCACAAAACAAAAAAACTTGGTGAAACCTGGCAAAACTCGATTTGCTACTGCTTTCTTGACCTTACACCGTATGCATATACAAAAGGCCAATTTGAGAAGCTTGTTCATTTCGGATGAATGGAACAATAGTAAATTTGCAAAAGAAGTCATGGGGAAAGAAGTTGCAcgcataatgatgtcttatacTTTTTGGAATAATGTTGTTCATGCTCTTAAAATTGGTGGGCCGTTGATTAAAGTACTTCGTTTGGTGGATGGAGAACAAAAACCACCCATGGGCTACCTTTTTGAAGCTATGGATAGGGTTAAGGAGTCTATACGAAAATCATTTAGTGACCCACATAAGTATGCAAAGGTCTTTGACATCATTGATAAAAGGTGGGcggatcaacttcatcaacctTTGCATGCCGCTGGGAATTTGTTGAACCCATCAAGCTTTTATGATAATAATGAGATGCGATTACTAAATGCAAAAGTGACGAAGGGATTCTATGAGAGTGTTGCTAAGTTGGTTCCCAATATAGATGAGCAAGATCAAATAGGGGACCAACTAAGTGCTTATACTAATTCTGAAGGGACCTTTGGGTTTCCAATGGCTATAAGACAAAGAAAGAAGAAGTCTCCAG TTGAATGGTGGAGGCTTTATGGTGGAGACACTCCAGAATTACAAAAGTTTGCCATCAAAGTTCTAGGTCTAACTTGTAGCTCTTCCGGATGTGAGAGAAACTGGAGCGTTTTTGAACATGTAAGAACTAAGAAGAAAGATTTAGTATATTGA
- the LOC132622460 gene encoding uncharacterized protein LOC132622460, giving the protein MSSKFSLLICLFILHLLAAGSVTGRKIGNYEIKKGDFSIKVTNYGATIISVFLPDKHGKIGDVVLGYDTIKEYLNDTSYFGAALGRVANRIGGAQFTLNGTQYKLVANEGVNMLHGGLKGFSKVVWKVSKHVKDGPCPYITLTYHSPDGQEGFPGDVLVSVTYKLEDHYKLSVVFKAKALNKATPINLSHHPYWNIGGHNSGDVLCQVVQIFASHITPLDKQHIPTGEISPVKNTPYDFLKPNKVGSRIDKIQDGYDINYALDSTKKMKHVAVVYDKKSGRVMDIKATAPGVQFYTANFVINTKGKGGYVYQPRAALCLETQGFPDAVNHPNFPSTIVTPGKTYVHSVLYTFSIKK; this is encoded by the exons ATGTCTTCCAAGTTTAGTCTGTTGATCTGTTTGTTCATTCTTCATTTGTTGGCTGCCGGTAGTGTTACAGGGCGTAAGATAGGAAATTATGAGATCAAGAAAGGAGATTTCTCCATTAAGGTCACTAATTATGGTGCCACAATCATCTCCGTTTTTCTTCCTGATAAGCATG GAAAAATAGGTGATGTTGTTCTTGGATATGACACCATCAAGGAATACCTG AATGATACAAGTTATTTTGGAGCTGCCCTTGGAAGGGTTGCAAACCGCATTGGTGGTGCTCAATTTACTCTGAATGGAACTCAGTATAAGCTTGTTGCCAATGAAGGCGTAAACATGTTGCATG GTGGTCTTAAAGGATTTAGCAAAGTTGTCTGGAAGGTGAGCAAGCACGTGAAAGATGGTCCATGTCCTTACATAACTCTAACCTACCACAGTCCTGATGGCCAAGAAG GGTTTCCGGGTGATGTTCTTGTCTCTGTTACCTATAAATTGGAAGATCATTACAAACTTAGCGTGGTATTTAAGGCAAAAGCATTGAACAAGGCCACTCCGATTAACCTGTCTCACCACCCTTACTGGAACATTGGCGGTCACAACAGTGGCGACGTCTTGTGCCAGGTTGTTCAAATCTTTGCGTCACACATTACTCCGTTGGATAAACAGCATATTCCCACAGGGGAAATTTCCCCTGTCAAGAACACACCCTACGACTTTCTTAAGCCCAATAAGGTGGGAAGCAGGATCGATAAAATCCAAGATGGATACGACATCAACTATGCACTTGACAGCACAAAAAAAATGAAGCATGTGGCGGTAGTTTATGATAAGAAATCAGGAAGAGTGATGGATATAAAAGCAACTGCACCTGGTGTGCAATTCTACACTGCAAACTTCGTCATTAATACGAAGGGAAAAGGTGGATATGTGTATCAACCTCGTGCAGCCTTGTGTTTAGAGACTCAAGGGTTCCCGGATGCTGTGAATCACCCAAATTTCCCTTCGACAATTGTGACTCCTGGAAAGACCTACGTCCACTCCGTGTTGTATACCTTCTCCATCAAGAAATAA